Proteins from one Mercurialis annua linkage group LG7, ddMerAnnu1.2, whole genome shotgun sequence genomic window:
- the LOC126655390 gene encoding protein SIEVE ELEMENT OCCLUSION B-like — translation MEIVPRKLNPRGERHQFSSSDDNAMLKQIQATHSPDGREFAVKPLLHVVEDVFQRASMPSGFAHIVQHQGAHQEPQIDGLDEKNLQNGFYEMLEYLSYTINKISCELSCKCSGGGDAHSTTLSIFNVLSSYSWDAKIVLALSAFAVNYGEFLLVAQLYLTNPLAKSVALLKQLPDILERSDALKPKFEALNSLMKASLDVAKCIVEFKELPSQYISHDVPEMLIATAHIPTATYWTIRSIVACASQIIGLIGMGHEYIASTTEAWELSSLAHKVQSIHEHLMKQLTQCYHIIDEKRHIEAYQTLIRLFETSHVDNMKILRALIYAKDDQLPLYDGHTKRRVNLDVLRRKNVLLYISDLDLPHEELSMLEQMYTEARQHPARTESQYEVVWLPVVDRSSAWNDVKQSQFDALQSLMPWYSVYHPSLLDPAVIRYIKEVWKFNKKPLLVVLDHQKVVNQNAIHMMWIWGSAAFPFTSFREEALWKEESWRIDLLADAIDPNIPLWIQQGKHICLYGGEDIDWIRKFTVTADAVARAAGIQLEMLYVGKSNPRETVRKNNIIIQNENLSHVLQDLTLIWFFWVRLESMWHSKVQQNRTVENDPIMQEIVTMLSFDGSDQGWAVISKGSGGGPEGQLAKAKGGDILNSFEDFQSWRQIAEEIGFVPALQEYLHGHHNPHHCNRLILPGTTGSIPDKVVCAECNRPMEKFIMYRCCTD, via the exons ATGGAAATTGTACCCCGAAAACTAAACCCTAGAGGCGAGCGCCACCAATTTTCATCGTCGGATGATAATGCAATGCTGAAACAAATTCAGGCTACTCATTCTCCCGACGGACGCGAATTCGCCGTTAAGCCTCTTCTTCATGTGGTTGAAGATGTTTTTCAACGTGCTTCTATGCCCTCTGGATTTGCTCACATTGTTCAGCATCAA GGAGCTCATCAGGAACCACAAATTGATGGATTGGATGAAAAAAATCTCCAAAATGGATTCTATGAAATGCTGGAATATCTGTCTTACACTATCAACAAAATATCCTGCGAG CTATCCTGCAAGTGTTCTGGCGGTGGAGATGCTCATTCTACAACACTCTCAATATTCAATGTGCTATCAAGCTACTCATGGGATGCAAAAATTGTGCTAGCCTTATCAGCTTTTGCAGTGAACTACGGAGAATTCTTGCTAGTAGCTCAGCTTTACCTAACCAATCCTCTGGCAAAATCTGTTGCTCTTCTGAAGCAGTTGCCCGACATACTTGAGCGCTCCGACGCGTTGAAACCGAAGTTCGAGGCGCTGAACAGCCTGATGAAGGCTAGTTTAGATGTTGCAAAATGCATTGTGGAGTTTAAGGAGCTACCGTCTCAGTATATCAGTCATGATGTTCCCGAAATGTTAATTGCTACTGCTCATATTCCTACTGCTACTTACTGGACCATCAGGAGTATTGTGGCTTGTGCCTCTCAGATTATTGGACTCATTGGCATGGGTCATGA GTACATAGCATCAACAACAGAAGCTTGGGAGCTATCAAGCTTGGCACATAAGGTCCAAAGTATTCATGAACATCTCATGAAGCAGCTCACTCAATGTTACCATATAATCG ATGAGAAAAGGCATATAGAAGCATATCAGACGCTGATACGCCTTTTCGAAACGAGCCATGTTGATAACATGAAGATTCTTAGAGCTCTGATTTATGCTAAGGATGATCAATTACCACTTTATGATGGTCACACCAAAAGAAGG GTTAATCTCGATGTGCTTCGGAGGAAAAATGTTCTGCTATACATTTCAGACCTTGATTTACCTCATGAAGAGCTTTCAATGCTCGAACAAATGTATACTGAAGCTAGGCAGCATCCTGCGAGGACCGAGAGTCAATACGAGGTAGTGTGGCTACCCGTGGTGGACCGGTCATCAGCGTGGAATGATGTAAAACAGAGCCAATTTGACGCTCTCCAGTCATTGATGCCATGGTATTCGGTCTATCACCCTTCGCTGCTCGACCCAGCGGTTATTAGATACATCAAGGAGGTCTGGAAATTCAACAAGAAACCATTGCTGGTCGTGTTGGACCATCAAAAAGTTGTGAATCAAAATGCTATTCACATGATGTGGATTTGGGGTAGCGCAGCTTTCCCTTTCACTAGCTTCCGCGAGGAAGCGCTCTGGAAAGAGGAAAGCTGGAGAATTGATTTATTAGCGGATGCCATTGATCCAAACATCCCCCTCTGG ATACAACAAGGTAAGCACATATGCTTGTATGGAGGAGAGGACATAGATTGGATCCGCAAATTCACCGTAACAGCAGACGCAGTAGCACGAGCTGCAGGCATCCAGTTAGAGATGCTATATGTCGGAAAGAGCAATCCGAGGGAGACTGTCAGGAAAAACAACATAATCATTCAAAACGAGAATCTGAGTCATGTACTTCAAGATCTTACACTAATATGGTTCTTTTGGGTAAGACTAGAAAGCATGTGGCATTCCAAGGTACAACAAAACAGGACAGTGGAGAACGACCCGATAATGCAAGAGATCGTAACGATGCTAAGCTTCGACGGAAGCGATCAGGGATGGGCTGTGATCAGCAAAGGATCAGGAGGAGGTCCCGAAGGACAATTGGCGAAAGCAAAAGGCGGTGATATACTAAACAGTTTTGAGGATTTTCAGTCATGGAGACAGATTGCTGAGGAGATTGGTTTTGTGCCTGCATTGCAAGAATATCTTCACGGGCATCATAATCCGCATCACTGCAACAGGTTGATTCTGCCGGGAACTACCGGAAGTATTCCCGACAAGGTTGTTTGCGCCGAGTGTAACCGTCCGATGGAAAAGTTCATTATGTATCGCTGCTGTACTGATTGA
- the LOC126655389 gene encoding protein SIEVE ELEMENT OCCLUSION B-like isoform X3, translating to MLEMLSYTINKISCELTCKCSGGGDAHTTTLSIFNLISGYSWDAKIVLALSAFAVNYGEFWLVNQLCLTNPLAKSVALLKQLPDMLEQSNALKPKFETLNNLMRASLDVAKCIVEFKELPSHYITHDMPEMLTATAHIPAAAYWTIRSIVACASQIIGLIGMGHEYIASTTEAWELSSLAHKVQSIHEHLMKQLTQCYHIIDEKRHIESYQTLIRLFETNHADNMKILRALIYAKDDQLPLYDGHAKRRVSLDSLRRKNVLLYISDLDLPHEELSILEQMYAEARQHPDRIESQYEVVWLPVVDRSSSWNDIKQSQFDTLQSLMPWYSVYHPSLLDSAVIRYIKEVWKFNKEPLVVVLDHQKVVNQNAIHMMWIWGSAAFPFTSLREEALWKEESWRIDLLADAIDPNIPLWIQQGKHICLYGGEDIDWIRKFTVTADALARALGIELEMLYVGKSNPREKIRKNNIIIQHENLSHVLQDLTLIWFFWVRLESMWHSKVQHNRTVENDAIMQEIVTMLSFDGSDQGWAVISKGSGGGGEGQLAKGKGGDMLNCFDDFQSWRQIAEETGFVSALHEYLRGHHNPHHCNRLILPGTTGSIPEMIACAECNRPMEKFFMYRCCTD from the exons ATGTTGGAAATGTTGTCTTacacaatcaacaaaatatccTGCGAG CTAACCTGCAAGTGTTCAGGGGGTGGAGATGCTCATACTACAACATTATCAATATTTAACCTTATATCAGGCTACTCTTGGGATGCAAAAATTGTGCTAGCCTTATCAGCTTTTGCAGTGAACTACGGAGAATTCTGGCTAGTCAATCAGCTTTGCCTTACAAATCCACTGGCAAAATCAGTTGCTCTTCTGAAGCAGTTGCCGGACATGCTCGAACAGTCCAACGCGTTGAAACCAAAGTTCGAGACGCTGAACAACCTGATGAGGGCTAGTTTAGATGTTGCCAAATGCATCGTTGAGTTTAAGGAGCTCCCGTCGCATTATATCACTCATGATATGCCGGAAATGTTAACTGCTACTGCTCATATTCCTGCAGCTGCTTACTGGACTATCAGGAGTATTGTGGCTTGTGCTTCTCAGATTATTGGCCTTATTGGCATGGGTCATGA GTACATAGCATCAACAACAGAAGCTTGGGAGCTATCAAGCTTGGCACATAAGGTCCAAAGTATTCATGAACATCTCATGAAGCAGCTCACGCAATGTTACCATATAATCG ATGAGAAAAGACACATTGAATCTTATCAGACGCTGATACGCCTTTTCGAAACGAACCATGCTGATAACATGAAGATCCTTAGAGCTCTGATTTATGCTAAGGATGATCAGTTACCACTTTATGATGGTCATGCCAAAAGAAGG GTTAGTCTCGATTCACTGCGGAGAAAAAATGTTCTGCTATACATTTCAGATCTTGATCTTCCTCATGAAGAGCTGTCAATACTTGAACAAATGTATGCTGAAGCAAGGCAGCACCCTGACAGGATTGAGAGTCAATACGAGGTAGTGTGGCTACCGGTGGTGGACCGATCATCATCATGGAATGATATAAAACAGAGCCAATTTGACACTCTCCAGTCGTTGATGCCATGGTATTCGGTTTATCACCCTTCGCTGCTCGACTCAGCGGTAATTAGATACATCAAGGAGGTCTGGAAATTCAACAAGGAACCTTTGGTCGTAGTGTTGGACCATCAAAAAGTTGTGAATCAAAATGCTATTCACATGATGTGGATTTGGGGTAGCGCAGCTTTCCCGTTCACTAGCCTCCGCGAGGAAGCGCTCTGGAAAGAGGAAAGCTGGAGAATTGATTTATTAGCGGACGCCATTGATCCAAACATCCCCCTCTGg ATACAACAAGGGAAGCACATATGCTTGTATGGAGGAGAAGACATTGATTGGATCCGCAAATTCACGGTAACAGCAGACGCATTGGCACGAGCTTTAGGCATCGAGTTAGAGATGCTATACGTCGGAAAGAGCAATCCGAGAGAGAAAATCCGGAAAAACAACATAATAATTCAACATGAGAATCTGAGTCATGTACTTCAAGATCTTACATTAATATGGTTCTTTTGGGTACGACTAGAAAGCATGTGGCATTCCAAGGTACAACACAACAGGACAGTAGAGAACGACGCGATAATGCAAGAGATCGTAACGATGTTAAGCTTCGATGGAAGTGATCAGGGATGGGCTGTGATCAGCAAAGGATCGGGAGGAGGTGGCGAAGGACAATTGGCTAAAGGTAAAGGAGGTGACATGTTAAACTGTTTTGATGATTTTCAGTCCTGGAGACAAATTGCTGAGGAGACAGGGTTTGTGTCTGCTTTGCATGAATATCTGCGAGGACATCATAATCCACATCACTGCAACAGGTTGATTCTGCCGGGTACTACCGGAAGCATTCCTGAAATGATTGCTTGCGCGGAATGTAATCGTCCGATGGAAAAGTTCTTTATGTACCGCTGCTGTACGGATTGA
- the LOC126655389 gene encoding protein SIEVE ELEMENT OCCLUSION B-like isoform X1: MKGRVEKRQNPRGERSHFSSSDDNAMLKQIQATHCPDGREFATKPLLHVVEDIFHRAAMPSGFADIAQHQGIHQEPEIDTLDEKTLQNGFFEMLEMLSYTINKISCELTCKCSGGGDAHTTTLSIFNLISGYSWDAKIVLALSAFAVNYGEFWLVNQLCLTNPLAKSVALLKQLPDMLEQSNALKPKFETLNNLMRASLDVAKCIVEFKELPSHYITHDMPEMLTATAHIPAAAYWTIRSIVACASQIIGLIGMGHEYIASTTEAWELSSLAHKVQSIHEHLMKQLTQCYHIIDEKRHIESYQTLIRLFETNHADNMKILRALIYAKDDQLPLYDGHAKRRVSLDSLRRKNVLLYISDLDLPHEELSILEQMYAEARQHPDRIESQYEVVWLPVVDRSSSWNDIKQSQFDTLQSLMPWYSVYHPSLLDSAVIRYIKEVWKFNKEPLVVVLDHQKVVNQNAIHMMWIWGSAAFPFTSLREEALWKEESWRIDLLADAIDPNIPLWIQQGKHICLYGGEDIDWIRKFTVTADALARALGIELEMLYVGKSNPREKIRKNNIIIQHENLSHVLQDLTLIWFFWVRLESMWHSKVQHNRTVENDAIMQEIVTMLSFDGSDQGWAVISKGSGGGGEGQLAKGKGGDMLNCFDDFQSWRQIAEETGFVSALHEYLRGHHNPHHCNRLILPGTTGSIPEMIACAECNRPMEKFFMYRCCTD, translated from the exons ATTCATCAGGAACCGGAAATTGATACATTGGATGAGAAAACTCTCCAAAATGGATTCTTTGAAATGTTGGAAATGTTGTCTTacacaatcaacaaaatatccTGCGAG CTAACCTGCAAGTGTTCAGGGGGTGGAGATGCTCATACTACAACATTATCAATATTTAACCTTATATCAGGCTACTCTTGGGATGCAAAAATTGTGCTAGCCTTATCAGCTTTTGCAGTGAACTACGGAGAATTCTGGCTAGTCAATCAGCTTTGCCTTACAAATCCACTGGCAAAATCAGTTGCTCTTCTGAAGCAGTTGCCGGACATGCTCGAACAGTCCAACGCGTTGAAACCAAAGTTCGAGACGCTGAACAACCTGATGAGGGCTAGTTTAGATGTTGCCAAATGCATCGTTGAGTTTAAGGAGCTCCCGTCGCATTATATCACTCATGATATGCCGGAAATGTTAACTGCTACTGCTCATATTCCTGCAGCTGCTTACTGGACTATCAGGAGTATTGTGGCTTGTGCTTCTCAGATTATTGGCCTTATTGGCATGGGTCATGA GTACATAGCATCAACAACAGAAGCTTGGGAGCTATCAAGCTTGGCACATAAGGTCCAAAGTATTCATGAACATCTCATGAAGCAGCTCACGCAATGTTACCATATAATCG ATGAGAAAAGACACATTGAATCTTATCAGACGCTGATACGCCTTTTCGAAACGAACCATGCTGATAACATGAAGATCCTTAGAGCTCTGATTTATGCTAAGGATGATCAGTTACCACTTTATGATGGTCATGCCAAAAGAAGG GTTAGTCTCGATTCACTGCGGAGAAAAAATGTTCTGCTATACATTTCAGATCTTGATCTTCCTCATGAAGAGCTGTCAATACTTGAACAAATGTATGCTGAAGCAAGGCAGCACCCTGACAGGATTGAGAGTCAATACGAGGTAGTGTGGCTACCGGTGGTGGACCGATCATCATCATGGAATGATATAAAACAGAGCCAATTTGACACTCTCCAGTCGTTGATGCCATGGTATTCGGTTTATCACCCTTCGCTGCTCGACTCAGCGGTAATTAGATACATCAAGGAGGTCTGGAAATTCAACAAGGAACCTTTGGTCGTAGTGTTGGACCATCAAAAAGTTGTGAATCAAAATGCTATTCACATGATGTGGATTTGGGGTAGCGCAGCTTTCCCGTTCACTAGCCTCCGCGAGGAAGCGCTCTGGAAAGAGGAAAGCTGGAGAATTGATTTATTAGCGGACGCCATTGATCCAAACATCCCCCTCTGg ATACAACAAGGGAAGCACATATGCTTGTATGGAGGAGAAGACATTGATTGGATCCGCAAATTCACGGTAACAGCAGACGCATTGGCACGAGCTTTAGGCATCGAGTTAGAGATGCTATACGTCGGAAAGAGCAATCCGAGAGAGAAAATCCGGAAAAACAACATAATAATTCAACATGAGAATCTGAGTCATGTACTTCAAGATCTTACATTAATATGGTTCTTTTGGGTACGACTAGAAAGCATGTGGCATTCCAAGGTACAACACAACAGGACAGTAGAGAACGACGCGATAATGCAAGAGATCGTAACGATGTTAAGCTTCGATGGAAGTGATCAGGGATGGGCTGTGATCAGCAAAGGATCGGGAGGAGGTGGCGAAGGACAATTGGCTAAAGGTAAAGGAGGTGACATGTTAAACTGTTTTGATGATTTTCAGTCCTGGAGACAAATTGCTGAGGAGACAGGGTTTGTGTCTGCTTTGCATGAATATCTGCGAGGACATCATAATCCACATCACTGCAACAGGTTGATTCTGCCGGGTACTACCGGAAGCATTCCTGAAATGATTGCTTGCGCGGAATGTAATCGTCCGATGGAAAAGTTCTTTATGTACCGCTGCTGTACGGATTGA
- the LOC126655389 gene encoding protein SIEVE ELEMENT OCCLUSION B-like isoform X2, which translates to MLKQIQATHCPDGREFATKPLLHVVEDIFHRAAMPSGFADIAQHQGIHQEPEIDTLDEKTLQNGFFEMLEMLSYTINKISCELTCKCSGGGDAHTTTLSIFNLISGYSWDAKIVLALSAFAVNYGEFWLVNQLCLTNPLAKSVALLKQLPDMLEQSNALKPKFETLNNLMRASLDVAKCIVEFKELPSHYITHDMPEMLTATAHIPAAAYWTIRSIVACASQIIGLIGMGHEYIASTTEAWELSSLAHKVQSIHEHLMKQLTQCYHIIDEKRHIESYQTLIRLFETNHADNMKILRALIYAKDDQLPLYDGHAKRRVSLDSLRRKNVLLYISDLDLPHEELSILEQMYAEARQHPDRIESQYEVVWLPVVDRSSSWNDIKQSQFDTLQSLMPWYSVYHPSLLDSAVIRYIKEVWKFNKEPLVVVLDHQKVVNQNAIHMMWIWGSAAFPFTSLREEALWKEESWRIDLLADAIDPNIPLWIQQGKHICLYGGEDIDWIRKFTVTADALARALGIELEMLYVGKSNPREKIRKNNIIIQHENLSHVLQDLTLIWFFWVRLESMWHSKVQHNRTVENDAIMQEIVTMLSFDGSDQGWAVISKGSGGGGEGQLAKGKGGDMLNCFDDFQSWRQIAEETGFVSALHEYLRGHHNPHHCNRLILPGTTGSIPEMIACAECNRPMEKFFMYRCCTD; encoded by the exons ATTCATCAGGAACCGGAAATTGATACATTGGATGAGAAAACTCTCCAAAATGGATTCTTTGAAATGTTGGAAATGTTGTCTTacacaatcaacaaaatatccTGCGAG CTAACCTGCAAGTGTTCAGGGGGTGGAGATGCTCATACTACAACATTATCAATATTTAACCTTATATCAGGCTACTCTTGGGATGCAAAAATTGTGCTAGCCTTATCAGCTTTTGCAGTGAACTACGGAGAATTCTGGCTAGTCAATCAGCTTTGCCTTACAAATCCACTGGCAAAATCAGTTGCTCTTCTGAAGCAGTTGCCGGACATGCTCGAACAGTCCAACGCGTTGAAACCAAAGTTCGAGACGCTGAACAACCTGATGAGGGCTAGTTTAGATGTTGCCAAATGCATCGTTGAGTTTAAGGAGCTCCCGTCGCATTATATCACTCATGATATGCCGGAAATGTTAACTGCTACTGCTCATATTCCTGCAGCTGCTTACTGGACTATCAGGAGTATTGTGGCTTGTGCTTCTCAGATTATTGGCCTTATTGGCATGGGTCATGA GTACATAGCATCAACAACAGAAGCTTGGGAGCTATCAAGCTTGGCACATAAGGTCCAAAGTATTCATGAACATCTCATGAAGCAGCTCACGCAATGTTACCATATAATCG ATGAGAAAAGACACATTGAATCTTATCAGACGCTGATACGCCTTTTCGAAACGAACCATGCTGATAACATGAAGATCCTTAGAGCTCTGATTTATGCTAAGGATGATCAGTTACCACTTTATGATGGTCATGCCAAAAGAAGG GTTAGTCTCGATTCACTGCGGAGAAAAAATGTTCTGCTATACATTTCAGATCTTGATCTTCCTCATGAAGAGCTGTCAATACTTGAACAAATGTATGCTGAAGCAAGGCAGCACCCTGACAGGATTGAGAGTCAATACGAGGTAGTGTGGCTACCGGTGGTGGACCGATCATCATCATGGAATGATATAAAACAGAGCCAATTTGACACTCTCCAGTCGTTGATGCCATGGTATTCGGTTTATCACCCTTCGCTGCTCGACTCAGCGGTAATTAGATACATCAAGGAGGTCTGGAAATTCAACAAGGAACCTTTGGTCGTAGTGTTGGACCATCAAAAAGTTGTGAATCAAAATGCTATTCACATGATGTGGATTTGGGGTAGCGCAGCTTTCCCGTTCACTAGCCTCCGCGAGGAAGCGCTCTGGAAAGAGGAAAGCTGGAGAATTGATTTATTAGCGGACGCCATTGATCCAAACATCCCCCTCTGg ATACAACAAGGGAAGCACATATGCTTGTATGGAGGAGAAGACATTGATTGGATCCGCAAATTCACGGTAACAGCAGACGCATTGGCACGAGCTTTAGGCATCGAGTTAGAGATGCTATACGTCGGAAAGAGCAATCCGAGAGAGAAAATCCGGAAAAACAACATAATAATTCAACATGAGAATCTGAGTCATGTACTTCAAGATCTTACATTAATATGGTTCTTTTGGGTACGACTAGAAAGCATGTGGCATTCCAAGGTACAACACAACAGGACAGTAGAGAACGACGCGATAATGCAAGAGATCGTAACGATGTTAAGCTTCGATGGAAGTGATCAGGGATGGGCTGTGATCAGCAAAGGATCGGGAGGAGGTGGCGAAGGACAATTGGCTAAAGGTAAAGGAGGTGACATGTTAAACTGTTTTGATGATTTTCAGTCCTGGAGACAAATTGCTGAGGAGACAGGGTTTGTGTCTGCTTTGCATGAATATCTGCGAGGACATCATAATCCACATCACTGCAACAGGTTGATTCTGCCGGGTACTACCGGAAGCATTCCTGAAATGATTGCTTGCGCGGAATGTAATCGTCCGATGGAAAAGTTCTTTATGTACCGCTGCTGTACGGATTGA